A region from the Caldilineales bacterium genome encodes:
- a CDS encoding nitroreductase family deazaflavin-dependent oxidoreductase, with protein MSVDQPPSPGWHRLVRRIAATAPGSRFLALTAHRLDRPLLRYTGGRTSLTALLTGLPVLTITTIGAKTGQPRTLPLLSIPDGDGFILIASNFGQSHHPAWYYNLRAHPEVQVLLNGQTATYTAHETDGDERERCWRRAVELYPGYAAYATRTGGRVIPVMVLRPHAPS; from the coding sequence ATGTCCGTTGACCAACCGCCATCGCCTGGGTGGCACCGCCTCGTCCGGCGGATAGCGGCCACCGCCCCCGGCTCCCGCTTCCTGGCTCTCACCGCCCATCGTCTCGACCGGCCGTTGCTGCGCTACACCGGCGGTCGCACCTCCCTCACCGCCCTCCTCACCGGCCTGCCCGTGCTGACGATCACGACCATCGGCGCCAAGACCGGCCAGCCGCGCACCCTCCCTTTGCTCAGCATCCCTGACGGCGACGGTTTTATCCTGATCGCCTCCAACTTCGGCCAATCCCACCATCCGGCCTGGTACTACAACCTGCGCGCCCATCCCGAAGTCCAGGTCCTCTTGAACGGGCAAACGGCGACCTACACTGCTCACGAGACCGATGGCGACGAGCGCGAACGTTGCTGGCGCCGGGCGGTGGAACTGTACCCCGGCTACGCCGCCTATGCCACGCGCACGGGCGGCCGCGTGATCCCGGTGATGGTCTTGAGACCACATGCTCCCTCGTAG
- a CDS encoding DNA adenine methylase, translating into MSMLQQGVLFDEWIEATGLLRPVNVASVPQRSLFRYPGGKTWFVPTFRQWIASMTLRPRVLIEPFAGGGIISLTALFENLVERVVMVELDDDVAAVWESIVSGDAGWLAKRILDFDMTRESLIDELQNVPANRREQAFHTILKNRTLHGGILAEGSSFIRYGENGKGVSSRWYPETLAHRLTDIQKVAKKIDFRCSDGIDVMMEFSDLEDAIYFIDPPYTAGGKKAGRRLYKHHNLDHEHLFTICGSVRGDFVMTYDEAEEVKKLARLHGFQMRLIPMKNTHHATMNELVIGKNLSWLDRLPSLHEPKADYHVKKKKISTL; encoded by the coding sequence ATGTCGATGCTGCAACAAGGCGTGTTGTTTGATGAGTGGATAGAGGCGACAGGTCTGCTGAGACCGGTCAATGTCGCCTCTGTGCCGCAACGGAGCCTCTTTCGCTATCCCGGCGGGAAAACATGGTTTGTGCCCACTTTCCGGCAGTGGATAGCGAGTATGACTCTCAGGCCGCGTGTCCTGATCGAGCCTTTTGCCGGCGGAGGGATCATCAGTCTTACCGCGCTTTTTGAGAATCTAGTCGAGAGAGTTGTCATGGTTGAGTTGGACGATGACGTGGCCGCAGTCTGGGAATCCATTGTCAGCGGTGACGCAGGATGGTTGGCAAAAAGAATTCTTGACTTCGATATGACCAGAGAGTCCTTGATCGACGAGCTTCAGAATGTGCCGGCAAATAGGAGAGAACAGGCGTTTCATACCATTCTCAAGAATAGAACGCTTCATGGAGGAATACTTGCCGAAGGCTCAAGTTTCATACGATATGGAGAGAACGGAAAGGGAGTCAGTTCTCGCTGGTATCCCGAGACACTTGCTCATAGGCTAACAGATATACAAAAAGTTGCAAAAAAGATCGATTTTCGTTGTAGTGATGGCATCGATGTCATGATGGAGTTTTCTGATCTTGAAGATGCTATCTATTTTATCGACCCACCATATACTGCAGGAGGAAAGAAAGCCGGTAGGCGTCTCTATAAGCATCATAATCTTGATCATGAGCACTTGTTCACTATTTGCGGATCGGTGCGTGGTGATTTCGTTATGACATATGACGAAGCTGAAGAGGTCAAGAAACTAGCACGGCTGCACGGATTTCAGATGCGCCTTATTCCGATGAAGAACACACACCACGCAACAATGAACGAGTTGGTAAT